From a single Streptomyces sp. 1331.2 genomic region:
- a CDS encoding TetR/AcrR family transcriptional regulator — protein MRQRSRQRIMRATVELVDQRGYAGTTLTDIAERAGLARGLLSYYFDGKRLLMQSATHRMMHQCLSRALAELAPGSSPEARLARAIDAVLGLALDHPRVMRSHLALILDPDTGAFVQDPEQQQLGAILQGLLRDWGAPDPLAEHAVLRSALMGGCIGVLLPGAESPLAPIRADLFRRYDLAWELGLPPQQDPPERERPPARG, from the coding sequence ATGCGGCAACGCTCCCGCCAACGCATCATGCGGGCCACCGTCGAACTGGTTGACCAGCGCGGTTACGCGGGCACCACACTGACCGACATCGCCGAGCGGGCCGGGCTCGCCCGCGGGCTGCTGTCGTACTACTTCGACGGCAAACGGCTGTTGATGCAGTCCGCCACGCACCGGATGATGCACCAGTGCCTGTCCCGCGCGCTGGCGGAACTGGCCCCCGGCTCCTCCCCCGAGGCCCGGCTGGCCCGCGCCATCGACGCCGTCCTCGGCCTCGCGCTGGACCACCCCCGGGTGATGCGCTCCCACCTGGCGCTGATCCTCGACCCCGACACCGGCGCCTTCGTCCAGGACCCCGAGCAGCAGCAACTCGGCGCCATCCTTCAGGGTTTGCTGCGCGACTGGGGCGCGCCGGATCCGCTCGCCGAGCACGCGGTGCTGCGCAGCGCGCTGATGGGCGGCTGCATCGGCGTCCTGTTGCCGGGGGCCGAGAGCCCGCTGGCGCCGATCCGGGCCGACCTCTTCCGCCGCTACGACCTGGCCTGGGAGCTCGGCCTCCCGCCCCAGCAGGACCCTCCGGAACGCGAAAGGCCGCCGGCCCGCGGCTGA
- a CDS encoding helix-turn-helix domain-containing protein gives MTTVQPGGGSMVRRILLGSQLRRLREARGITREDAGYAIRASESKISRMELGRVSFKERDVADLLSLYGVDDGLEREALLGLVREANKSGWWHSFNDVLPGWFQTYVGLEEAAQLIRTYEVQFIPGLLQSEEYARAVFGQSRPVISEEEIERRVSLRLRRQKLLTEGTSPRLWAVIDEAALRRPVGGPKVMRGQVQYLIDVAEQANVVIQVMPFRFGAHAGESGAFTILRFPEQDLADVVYLEQLTSALYLDKRDDVDAYIQVMERLCVDSLTPERTIDLLASILKER, from the coding sequence ATGACCACAGTTCAGCCGGGCGGCGGCTCGATGGTCCGCCGGATCCTCCTCGGCTCTCAGCTGCGTCGCCTGCGTGAGGCGCGCGGAATCACCCGCGAGGACGCGGGCTACGCGATCCGGGCCTCCGAGTCCAAGATCAGCCGCATGGAACTCGGCCGCGTCAGCTTCAAGGAGCGCGACGTCGCCGACCTGCTCAGCCTGTACGGCGTCGACGACGGCCTGGAGCGGGAGGCCCTGCTCGGCCTGGTCCGCGAGGCCAACAAGTCCGGTTGGTGGCACAGCTTCAACGACGTGCTGCCGGGCTGGTTCCAGACCTACGTCGGCCTGGAGGAGGCCGCCCAGCTGATCCGCACCTACGAAGTGCAGTTCATCCCCGGGCTGCTGCAGTCCGAGGAGTACGCACGGGCGGTTTTCGGCCAGAGTCGGCCGGTCATCAGCGAGGAGGAGATCGAGCGGCGGGTCAGCCTCCGCCTGCGCCGTCAGAAGCTGCTGACCGAGGGCACCAGCCCGCGTCTGTGGGCGGTCATCGACGAGGCTGCGCTGCGCCGGCCGGTCGGCGGGCCGAAGGTGATGCGCGGTCAGGTGCAGTACCTGATCGACGTCGCCGAGCAGGCCAACGTGGTGATCCAGGTCATGCCGTTCCGGTTCGGTGCGCACGCGGGCGAGTCCGGGGCGTTCACGATCCTGCGCTTCCCGGAGCAGGACCTGGCGGACGTGGTCTACCTGGAGCAACTCACCAGCGCGCTCTATCTGGACAAGCGGGACGACGTCGACGCCTACATCCAGGTCATGGAGCGGCTGTGCGTGGACAGCCTCACGCCGGAGCGCACCATAGACCTGCTGGCCTCGATCCTGAAGGAGCGCTGA
- a CDS encoding ATP-binding protein, which produces MSTGTALAVDPHVVTCTLAPRFEAVRTARDFARTTLRRWGLTELFDDVALVASELVTNALRHAIGARPDPAGGAQGEYDFPTQPTPDGRLPIRISLVHRAPQVVCAVSDPSSIGPVAREADFVAESGRGLHLVESFSRSWGWHPLGSGKVVWAMFEAEQACGSPLDGHPEVGGRSALDALGGPFDVGGRHRRSA; this is translated from the coding sequence ATGAGCACCGGTACGGCTTTGGCGGTTGACCCCCATGTGGTCACCTGTACGCTCGCTCCTCGCTTCGAAGCCGTCAGAACCGCGCGCGACTTCGCCCGGACCACGCTCCGACGCTGGGGACTGACGGAGCTGTTCGACGATGTCGCGCTGGTGGCCTCGGAACTCGTGACCAACGCGCTCCGGCATGCGATCGGCGCACGGCCCGACCCGGCGGGCGGCGCCCAGGGCGAGTACGACTTTCCCACACAGCCGACCCCGGACGGGCGGCTGCCGATCCGAATAAGCCTGGTGCACCGCGCACCCCAGGTGGTCTGCGCGGTCAGCGACCCGAGCAGCATCGGCCCGGTCGCCCGGGAGGCGGACTTCGTCGCCGAATCCGGCCGCGGACTGCACCTGGTGGAGTCGTTCAGCCGCTCCTGGGGCTGGCACCCGCTGGGCAGCGGCAAGGTGGTCTGGGCGATGTTCGAGGCGGAACAGGCCTGCGGCTCCCCGCTCGACGGGCACCCGGAGGTCGGCGGGCGATCGGCGCTGGACGCGCTCGGCGGACCGTTCGACGTCGGTGGACGGCACCGGCGCTCGGCCTAG
- a CDS encoding DUF397 domain-containing protein, translating to MHDSQDTHGSYDTYNGMAAADLQGVVWQKSRHSNSQGNCVEFAALPGGDVAMRNSRFPDGPALIYTRAEIAALLLGAKDGEFDHLAV from the coding sequence ATGCACGACTCGCAGGACACGCACGGCTCGTACGACACCTACAACGGGATGGCCGCCGCCGATCTCCAGGGGGTGGTCTGGCAGAAGAGCCGGCACAGTAACTCCCAGGGCAACTGCGTCGAGTTCGCGGCCCTTCCGGGCGGCGATGTGGCGATGCGCAACTCGCGGTTCCCGGACGGTCCGGCGCTCATCTACACCCGGGCCGAGATCGCGGCCCTGCTGCTGGGGGCCAAGGACGGGGAGTTCGACCACCTGGCGGTCTGA
- a CDS encoding transglycosylase family protein: MLPTNGTRLSGRTRRVIAAIGVAGVGLTVPCLVSGNASAASVATWDKVAQCESSGNWSINTGNGFYGGLQFTSSTWAAFGGTAYAPQANQATKDQQIAVAEKVLASQGPGAWPVCSVQAGLTKGGAPAAVDTSAAAKPAAPAAPAAPAAKPTQAPAAKPAKPAAPAQDDAQATTDSAAGNWAQKHQQQAQSDDYTVVAGDWLSSIADKHNVQGGWQRLYELNRATLADGPDTIYPGQHLSFGDRGQAQPSASADQSSSATSGSEFSWFNRSQKSGQSANGGSVNAKPAAQTQTPAAKPAAPAQTATGSMAAAVSFAESKVGQAYVYGGTGNGGWDCSGLTQAALRAAGVSIPRVAADQAAASTHVSLDSLQPGDLLFWSNNGQDSGVYHVAIYVGGGKYVEAANPSAGVREQTIANWAPDFAGRV; this comes from the coding sequence ATGCTTCCCACCAACGGCACCCGTCTGTCCGGCCGCACCCGCCGCGTGATCGCCGCCATCGGCGTCGCGGGCGTCGGCCTCACCGTCCCCTGCCTCGTGTCGGGCAACGCCTCCGCCGCCTCCGTCGCCACCTGGGACAAGGTCGCCCAGTGCGAGAGCAGCGGCAACTGGAGCATCAACACCGGCAACGGCTTCTACGGCGGCCTCCAGTTCACCTCCAGCACCTGGGCGGCCTTCGGCGGCACCGCGTACGCCCCGCAGGCCAACCAGGCCACCAAGGACCAGCAGATCGCCGTCGCCGAGAAGGTCCTCGCCTCGCAGGGCCCGGGCGCCTGGCCCGTCTGCTCGGTCCAGGCCGGCCTGACCAAGGGCGGCGCCCCGGCCGCCGTCGACACCTCGGCCGCCGCCAAGCCGGCCGCTCCGGCCGCTCCGGCCGCTCCGGCCGCGAAGCCGACCCAGGCCCCGGCCGCGAAGCCCGCCAAGCCGGCCGCGCCCGCCCAGGACGACGCCCAGGCCACCACGGACTCCGCCGCCGGCAACTGGGCCCAGAAGCACCAGCAGCAGGCCCAGAGCGACGACTACACCGTGGTCGCGGGCGACTGGCTGTCCTCGATCGCCGACAAGCACAACGTCCAGGGCGGCTGGCAGCGGCTCTACGAGCTCAACCGCGCCACCCTGGCCGACGGCCCGGACACCATCTACCCGGGCCAGCACCTGTCCTTCGGCGACCGTGGCCAGGCCCAGCCGTCGGCCTCGGCCGACCAGTCCTCCTCGGCCACCTCCGGTTCGGAGTTCAGCTGGTTCAACCGCTCGCAGAAGTCGGGTCAGTCCGCGAACGGCGGTTCCGTGAACGCCAAGCCGGCCGCGCAGACCCAGACCCCGGCCGCCAAGCCGGCCGCCCCGGCGCAGACCGCCACCGGCAGCATGGCCGCCGCGGTCTCCTTCGCCGAGTCCAAGGTCGGCCAGGCCTACGTCTACGGCGGCACCGGTAACGGCGGCTGGGACTGCTCCGGCCTGACCCAGGCCGCGCTGCGCGCCGCGGGCGTCTCCATCCCGCGCGTCGCCGCCGACCAGGCCGCTGCCAGCACCCACGTCTCGCTGGACAGCCTGCAGCCGGGCGACCTGCTGTTCTGGTCCAACAACGGCCAGGACTCGGGCGTCTACCACGTCGCCATCTACGTCGGCGGCGGCAAGTACGTCGAGGCCGCCAACCCGAGCGCGGGCGTCCGCGAGCAGACCATCGCCAACTGGGCGCCGGACTTCGCCGGCCGCGTCTGA